A stretch of DNA from Staphylococcus sp. KG4-3:
ACACTTTTGCCAATGAAATCGGCTTCAATTAATGGCTTGACTGCAAATGCGATGCCCGCTTCATACGGTGTGATTTCTTCACTTAAATCTTGACCATGTAGAGGTAAACCAGCTTCCAATCTTAATGTATCTCTTGCTCCTAAGCCACATGGAACAACGTTATGCTCTAGTATTTTTTTCCATAAATAAGGAGCATCATCCGCGTCGCAGTATATTTCAAAGCCATCTTCACCAGTATATCCTGATTGTGATAAAATTACGTTTTTCCCAAAAAACGCTACATTTTGTTTAAATTCGAAAGGTTTCATTGAAGATACATCTACATCAACATGTTGTTGAACTAAGTTACGCGCATTTGGTCCTTGAATTGCTAATTGACCATAGTCATTCGAAACATTAATTACTTCTGCATCGAATTTTTCGGCTTTCTCTTTCATCCAAACAAAGTCTTTATCTGTATTACCAGCATTTACTACTAATAAATATTGATTTTCGTCTAATTTATATGTGATTAAATCATCAATAATACCACCATTTTCATTACATAGTGCAGTATATTGAGCTTTATTTGTAGTCAAATTTTCAGTATCGTTAGAAAGTAGATATTGTACTAGCTGTGCAGCTTCACTACCTTTTATCAGAATTTCACCCATATGGCTTACATCAAACAAACCGATTTCTGTTCTAACAGCATTATGTTCTTCTTTAATACTTGAAAATTGGACTGGCATAGCCCATCCACCAAATTCTACGATTTTAGCACCACTATCTACAAAAGTTTGATAAAGTGGTGTTTTTTTTAGTTCATTGGACATGAAGAAACCTCCTATTGTTTAAGTAAAATATATTAAAAAAAACAGAGTAGACTAAGCTACCCTGTTTAAATTCTCCAGGAATGCGTCACAGTATTATCCTTTTGCCTGAGAGTTTCGTTAAACTTGCACCTTCGGCGATGGACTAAAGTTATAAATAATATAACTAACCATTCTCTCCAATACTGATCATTCGCAAACAATCTCTTCCATAATCTCACTTTGTAATGAGTGTAGAGATTTACTGCTATTTAATTTTATGAATGCGATTTCATTATATCTTGAAACCCTTGAGGAATACAAGCTTTTTAATTCAAAAAGAGATTTATTGTTTGCATTAGGTCTATTGCTATCATTTTTGATTCTATTGTAAACAATATTCAAGTCACAATCTAACCATATTACTCGTTTTTGTAATTTTAAAAATTCGAATGTTTGATCACTTTCAATAATACCTCCGCCGGTCGAAATAATATTGTAATGGTTTATGCATTCTTTTAGATACTTATATTCTAATTCTCTAAAGCCCGTTTCACCTATTTGTTTAAATATATCTGGAATAGATTGATTTTCTTGTTCTACTATGTACGCATCTAAGTCAACGTAGGATAGTTGATTATGCTTTGAAAGATATTTACCTAATGTTGTCTTACCAGTTCCCATAAATCCAATTAATATCAATGGTTCTATTTTAATGTTATTCAAAAATATCTTCCTTCTTCAAAAATAAATTAATTTGATTTTCATAATATTTCTCTATGTTATCTAAAGTTTTTAATTGTATACCAATTTGAAATACATAAATTGTAATTATAGATAAATATAGCATAAATACCACCAACACAAAAGGATAGATGTATGCATTACTATTAAATATATAGTTGTTTTTCATAAGAATTTCCTTTTTCAATTATGTTTAAATTAACTTTCAACGTCTTATAATTTACAACACTAAACTCTACAGATTTCACATTATTCAATAACGTTATATTCCCTTTACCGTTAATACTTTTGATTATTTTGCTATTTTTAAATTCATAAATAATATTTTTATCTTTATTTTTTATGACTACTTTGTTTTTACGTATGTCATTTACTTTAATTTGAGAATTTTTTCCTAACAAGTCACGGGTTAAATCAGCAGCAAAAAATTCTAAATCTAAATTGGTTTGATTTGCTAAGCGCGCTTCGATAAAGTGCGTTGTTTTAAATAACGAAGGTAATATTGTAAATATCAATATAGTAATGAATAATGCAAACAATACTTCGACATACGTAAATGATTTAAGTTTTTTTGCCATAGCATTTTTCATATTTAGTTCCTTTTCTTGTTATACAAAGTTTTTGATTACTTAGTTTTAGATGATAAATATTTAAATTCACTCCCTTTTTCAGAACTGATTTGTCATATTGGTGTAAAGAGCTAATTATAACCCTTTTCAGCTCCATATCGATTATTTTATTTTGAACTTCTTTGGAAAGTTGCAACATTAAAGGGATAAATAAAATACATATCAAGGTTATTGTTGAAAAAGATAAAAGTGCATCTATAAATAATGAACCATTTAAATTATACTTTCTCATATCTTAAGCGGCCTTTTTCTATATGAAATATTATTTTATATAAAGATTTATCGATACTTAGATATAAAGAACCAAATTTGTTTACATCACCATTTTTGTCGAAGTTTATATAAGATAAATTTGTACGAGGATGTATATAGGTATTTTGAGGTAAATCGATAGTAGAATTCTGCATATATTGTTCTTTTACACGGACTTGAGTTGAAAAATCATTGAATATTAATGTGATAGATTGTTGGTCTTTAATTGCTTTTGACTTTAAGTAATTAAATTGCATTATTAAGTTACTAATCTTTGAATGTGGTGAAGTTAAGTTATCTTTGTTAAAAGATAGTCGTTGCATTTGTATAAAAACAAGCAAACTGACAATGCTCAATACAAATAACATTTCAACATAAGTAAATGATCTACTAGCTTGCAACTGCTTCACCATCATGAATAGATATTAATGCGCCTGATTTACATCGTTTTTGATTCTCTTTTATATAACCTTCGTTAACGAGTTCTTCCATAGTATTTGGCTTCTTATTGAACTTCAAGCTATAAGCTTCAATTTGACTATCTACCATTTTAAGCTGTGCTTCACAACTAGTAGTTTGTATGTGTGAGGATTGTTTAGCTATATTAGGTATAATTAATATTAATAACAAACTTATTATTAGTAAAACTAATAGCATTTCAATGAGTGTGAATGCCTTTTTGTTAAACTTATATTTAAAATTTTTCATATATTATTAAACCCTCATTTCATTTTATTGTTTGCATTAAATCAAACATTGGTAACATGATGACTAAATATAATGACACAATCATAATAGCTATTATTAAAAATATACATGGTTGTATAAATTTGATTATAAATTGCATTGATTGTTGAATTTTATCAATAATGATTTCACTATATAATTTTAATTCCACTTCAAGACGCCCTTTTTTCTCACCTTCTTCTATAAAAATAACTAGCTCTTCCTCAAAGCATGATAATTTTGTTAGAATTTCACTCAATTTCAAACCTCTCTGTGTACCAGTCGAGAGCGCGTAAGCTAAATAATTTAAATAACTGTCATCTTTTTGCTCGGAATAAATGTCCACAATTTTATGTAGACTAATTCCATTTTTATAAAATAGCGAAAACTCTGAAGCTAAGCGAAAAGTTTTATAAAGCTTAAAGAATTTTGAAACAATGGGCATTGACAACATTAACTTTAATTTATAATGTACAGAGAGCTTTATATATAACAACCAAAATAGTGCCAGAGTTATCAGAACAACAATAACCAAATACCATATGAAAGAAGGCAAATTTACTATTATAAAAGTTAGTTTTCGCTGTACTGAAGTAATTTCTACTCCCATATTATGATATAAATTTTGAAACTCTGGAATAATAGTATGATTAAGAACCATGAGCATAATGATGAATATGGAAAGTAAAAGTAAAGGATATTGTATTGTTTTAAGTAAACGTTTCTTAATCTTATAATTACGTATTAAATATTCTTGAGCATGTGGTAATGTCTCTGTTAAATTACCAAACATCTCTGCAAAATAAATTAGCATAATAATTGATTTAGGATACTTTAGTATTTTAAGAATTTCAGAGCAATCAGCACCATGTCTTAATTCCGCTTTAATTAATGATTTGATTTCTAGCGACCTAATCTTGGTATGTTGTAGTAAAAAATCAAATGAATCACTTAAAGTAAAGCCATGTTCCAGTAAGTCTTTTAACTTTGATAGCAAATCAATTTTGTCCTTTTCACTTAATATTGTAAAAGGATAAAATTTATAGATAACGTTCCATCGATGTTTCACATATCATCCCCTCTTTTGACATTTTGTTTAACTTATAAGATAAGTTATGGAAATCTTTGGGTAATGTATAACTATTTTTAAAGAAATGATAAATATCTTCTTTTTTTACCTGTTCATATACAAGTTCCCTAACACCTTCTTTAGTAGTAATAAGCCTTTGATTTAATATACTAATGATTGATTGTATAAGCTGTTGTACTGTTATCCCCATTTCTAACAGTCTTAATATCACACCTTTACAATTACTAGCATGAATTGTAGAAAGTACTAAATGGCCACTTAAACTGGCTTGTATAACATGTTTAGCTACATTTGCATCTCTTATTTCACCAATTAAAATAATATCTGGATCGCATCGCAATATTGCTTTAAAAGAAGTTTCATAATTTATCCCTGCCTTTTCATTCAATGATATTTGAGTTATACCATTTATCAATTGTTCAACGGGATCTTCAATTGTAATTATATTTAAATTTAAGTGCTCTTTAGCATAAGACAACATGTGATACATTAACGTACTTTTTCCAGAACCAGTGGGTCCACTCAATAAAATTAATCCTTGCTTTTTGTTCATTAGATTATATAAATGCGTTATGTTTTGGTTATGTTTTTGCTTTTGAAAATGTTGCGGGATAATCCTAATAACGCAGCTTTCATTTCCTAGAGATAAAGGAAGCGTTGATATTCTAAGGAAATAAATTTGTTTTAATTTATAAATATACCTACCACTCTGAGCAGCGTTGTGTTTAGAGACATCTAATCCAGCTTGGTATTTCATATAAGTTAGTAATTTAAAATACGTATTTAATTGTAATGTTTCTATTGATTTCAAATCATCACGGATTCTAAATTTAATCAAAACTTCTTTATCTACAGGAATAAAATGTATATCTGATGCATCTTTATTAATTGCCTTTTCAATCATACTATTAAACAATAACTTCAATAAAAAAACACCTCCTACATATATACACGTAAGAGGTGTGAAAATTACTTTTGTTTTGTATCAGTGATATTACTATAGAAATTCAACTCTACTAAATTTACCCATGTAAATAAGGATTCATTTGTTCATCTTCCACTGTGGTATATGGTCCATGTCCTGGGAATAAAGGTAGATCATCATCTAATTCAAATAATTTGTCTAATATTGAATTAACTAATGTTTCGTAATCACCTTTATATAAATCAGTTCGACCTATACCCTGTTTAAATAATGTATCACCCACAACAGCAAATTCATTAAAAACAAACGTCAAACTTCCTGGAGAATGACCAGGAGTATGTAATACCTTGAAATTAAACCCTTCTACACTTGCATCGCCTTCTTCTAGCGGTTGTGGTGCTGCGTGGCTAATAACATTAGGTAATCCATATTGTTTGAATTTTTCTGAACCATTTTTAGTTGTATTTGTTAAGAAATCAAATTCCGATTTATGCATAAATACTGGTACATCATATTTTTCAATAATGTCATCTAAAGCACCAATGTGATCAAAATGACCATGAGTAAGTAATACAGCGACTAATTTTTTATTAATTTGATTTAACTTTTTAATAATTAAATCACTATCATTAGCTGGATCAACTAAAATGACACTTGTATCATTCTCTATAAAATAAACATTTGTTTCGACTAGACCTAAAGATAGACTCGAAATTTTCATTCTAGTTACCTCCGTCGTTCAAATATTTTTCTACTGCCTTTACTTTCTCATTCATATTGCGTGATTTATCTCGTCGATCATCAATTCTAATATTTGTACATACACGGCTTAGCCCTTTATCAAATGGTAATTCATGAATTGCTTGTACAACTTCGAATAAATCTTTTAAATCTCCTTCAATTAATGTGTTCATTGGCGTTAATTGATAATCAATTTTACCCTGTGCTTTATATTCTTTTAATTTAGTTTGAATTTCGGCAATATATTTACTCACGCTCGGTCCTTCTGTGCCGACCGGTATAACAACTACGTCTACGATAGCCATTATTTAACACCATCCTTTTCGATAATATAAGTGTAAATTAATCCTGCAGCGCCTGTAATACCTGCATCATTTCCAAGCTGAGCTTGTACAATTTCAGTGTTTTGTTGAGCAGGCGTAAATGTTAAATTATGATATTCTGTTTTAATATTCTCAATTAGTATCAATCCTGCAGTGGACATACCTCCACCTAAAACGATGTATTTCGGATTACTCGTAACGCTGACTATACTACATAAATAAGCGATATAATTAGCTACACGTTCTGTTATAAAGATACAGAATTGATCCCCAGCTTTTGCAGCATCAAAAACTGCTTTTGCGCTTACTTTATTATCTTTAATTAATTGTAAAATTGAAGATTTAAATGTTAATTTAGGATAATAGAAATTAACCAGGTTTACGACACCCGTAGCAGACGCCACTGTTTCTATACAACCTGATTTCCCACAATTACATTTGAAGCGTTGGTCATGGTCTACTCTAAAATGTCCTATCTCAGCACCAGAACCATTATGGCCATGCACGATTTCACCATTTGAAATAATGCCACCACCTAATCCAGTACCAAGTGTAATAGCAACTACATCTTCTGCACCATTACCCGCACCTTTGTGCTTTTCACCTAAAGCAGCAACATTTGCGTCATTATCAACATAAACTGGACAATCTACAAATTGTTTGAAAATATTTCTTACATTTACTGTGTCTTTCCAGTATAAGTTAACTGCTCCGTTTACTTCTCCCGTTTCAAAATTCACAGGTCCAGGCACACCAATTCCAATACCTAAAACATCTGAAAAAGTGTTGTCTGATTTATCTATATGCTGTATGAAAGAATCATATATATTTTTTAATAGTAAATATCCAGTAGTATCTGAAGTATCTGTATCGATTGACCATTTTGATAAACGGTTAAGATTTTCATCAAAAATTCCTAGTTTACATGTAGTTCCACCAATATCTGCGGCTAATATAATTTTGTTCATTTAATTTTCATCCTTCTCTGATTTATTAAAAGGGTGCACATCCTCTAACTGTAGTTCAAAAAAACTTATATATCAAGGGGATTGGAGATTTTACACCAATAAGTATTCCAGATAATAAGACTTTTTGAATCTAGCCTTTATAAACCATTTAATATAGATTTATATTTCCTTAATTACATTTTAATCTTAATCAATTCTCAATTGCAATAATTATGAAACAACTTATCTGACAGTGAAAGATACTTGTAATTTATAGCATTTGAAAATTAAAAAGCATTGAATTTAAATTGTCAATATAGCGTTTATAATAACTTATGATAAATAGTCATAATATAATATTTTAGGTCGAGGCAAAACACTGCCTCGACCTCTTCTACAACTTCGTTTATTCATTTTTTCTTTGATTAATAATTAATCGACATTTTAAAAAGTCGTCCTTTGAAATAAGCCCTATGTTGAATAGCGATTTTATTTCTTGTTCCATCATTTCATACATGTCTTCTTTATCTTTAAAGTAAACGATAAACCCAAATTTTTTAAGGAGTTGCTGCACGTCATAAAATGTATTAATTTTCTGAATCACTATCATCGCTCAATTCTTTATTTAAATTAATATAATCATTATTACTAGGGTCAGACTTTAACGCAGCTTTTATGTATTTCTTGGCTTTATCTTTGTTATCAAGAGACCTATTTGCAATGGCTAATTGATAGTTTAAGAGTCCTGAGTTAGGGTGTTCCCTTAATCCTCTTTCCCATACTGCAATGCCTTCTGCTTTCGAGTCTAACGTTGCTTTAATAAGTCCATTTAAATAATAAGTTTCGTCATCAGCATAATTCTTATTGATAGTATGCTTTACCATATCTTTTGCATCATCATAATTTCCTTGTTTCATTTCGTTTGTAATAATCGTATTGTATATATTATCTTCTTTAATTGTAAAAATTCTGATTTGAGCGGCAATAAATAAGACTAGTATTAATATTATTAGAAACCAGAAACGATTTTTATTTGTTCTAAAATAGAATCCTATTAATGTTATTAATAACCCACCAATGAAACCGCCTATATGTGCAACAATATTTACATTTTGCATAAATAACGATAGTCCAATCATAATTAAAAGTACAATTAATAATTGACCAATTAATTTGCGGTTGAACTGTTTACCTACATACATAAATATAAAAATTGCTCCAATTAACCCGAATATGGCACCACTTGCACCTACGGAAACGGTATCTGTATTAAATGAAAGGGATGCAAAGTTACCAAATAAACCAGCGACAATATATATTACAAACATTCTCCAATGACCCACGATAGCTTCTACAATTTTCCCAAATATAAATAGACTCAACATATTCATTAAAATATGTTCAAAATTATAATGTAAAAACATAGAGGTGATCAATCTATACCATTCACCATGTACAACATTAAAATGAACAAGACCACCTACATCTAATAATTTTAAATCTGAAAAACGATTTAAAAACAATGTCATAGCTAACCAAATAATAATATTAATTGCTATTAACGTATATGTTACAGGGGCAAACTTAAGCATATGTTTTTCAATAGGATTGTTATTGAGAGTGCGTTGTTTATAGTATGATTTTGTATGCTTAGTTGTACGATTATACATTTTTTTCACAAAGAAGTTTGGCATTATTCTTTCTATATGCTCTGCTTCTCTAATGATTTTAACCTTAAATTTAACCGGTTTAGTTTCATTTAAGTTCTCATCTGTAAATATTTTATCTGTAAAAATATATAATTCATAATTCTTGGGTTTAAACCCTAGAAATGCAATGATATTATCTTGGTTTTCTTGTATTCGAGTTTTATCAAACCTAACATCTTGAGTTGAATTAGCGCCATATTTAAATATCACGATACTTTCCGATTTCTTATTCGCTAACCAAATTTCATCATTATCTTTATTTGTGTGAACAACATGATAGTTCAGATATTTAATCCAAGTATATATGCACTTCCAATAATGTTTCTCAGTGATCATATTTGCCTCCATTATTTAGTTGTTGCTATGATTAATTTTTCAACCGGTTCGTCATGTACTTCTATCTCAAACGAATTTAATTGAAAGTCGTATAGTAGACTGATAGTAGATTGTTTATTAGTACTTAAAAATTTATCAAAATACCCACCACCATAACCAATACGGTAACCAATATTATTAAATACGACGCCAGGAACTACTACTAAATCTAAATTATTGGTGATTTCAGTATCTGCGTTAACGTGATTAATGCCTTTATCATCTGGACTAATGTGATTTAAATCATCTACATGTTTAAATGTCATTTCCCTCGTTTGATAATTTGTTTCAGGTACAAAAACAGTTTTTCCGTCTTCTATCATTTGTTGAATAATTGGATATGTATTTACTTCATGGGGCATCGATAATACAATGCCAATCCGTTGTGAAAATCTGTATTCATCTGTATTAAAAAAATGATCGCTTAAATATTGATCTGCCTCTTGCTTATTCGATTGTTTCATAAATTGTCTCATTAAATTAATATTTTTTTGACGCAAAGTTTTTTTGGACATCTTGAACACCTTCCCCAAATACATACTTATATTATTATAACGTTAAAAAAATGTAATGTCATTTAACTGCTTTTTAAAACAAACGAAAAAATAACCAGATCCTGTATTAGAATCTGGCTTAAAATATTAATTATTTTGTTTCACGGTGCATAGTGTGTTTGTTATCACGTGCACAGTGTTTTTTCATTTCTATACGTTCAGGATTAGTACGTTTATTTTTTGTAGTAATGTAGTTTCTTTCTCCACATTCTGTACAAGCTAGAGTTACGTTTACGCGCATGCTAATTCCTCCTTACCTTTTCAAAATACGACCTATTAATCATACCATTTAGTTATAAAATTGAAAAGTATTATTTTTCAATAAAGACGACTATATCAGTATTTATAACAAAATCGCTTATTTTATTTTTTAGCTCGTTCTTTAAAATAGTAGTTTATAACATCTCTACCTAAATCTCCACCATTTA
This window harbors:
- the gcvT gene encoding glycine cleavage system aminomethyltransferase GcvT, which translates into the protein MSNELKKTPLYQTFVDSGAKIVEFGGWAMPVQFSSIKEEHNAVRTEIGLFDVSHMGEILIKGSEAAQLVQYLLSNDTENLTTNKAQYTALCNENGGIIDDLITYKLDENQYLLVVNAGNTDKDFVWMKEKAEKFDAEVINVSNDYGQLAIQGPNARNLVQQHVDVDVSSMKPFEFKQNVAFFGKNVILSQSGYTGEDGFEIYCDADDAPYLWKKILEHNVVPCGLGARDTLRLEAGLPLHGQDLSEEITPYEAGIAFAVKPLIEADFIGKSVLKEQKEHGSKRRTVGLEMIDKGIPRTGYEVLDLDGNQIGEITSGTQSPLTGKSIGLALINREAFEMGKEVLVQVRKRQVKAKIVKKNQISK
- a CDS encoding shikimate kinase, whose protein sequence is MGTGKTTLGKYLSKHNQLSYVDLDAYIVEQENQSIPDIFKQIGETGFRELEYKYLKECINHYNIISTGGGIIESDQTFEFLKLQKRVIWLDCDLNIVYNRIKNDSNRPNANNKSLFELKSLYSSRVSRYNEIAFIKLNSSKSLHSLQSEIMEEIVCE
- the comGF gene encoding competence type IV pilus minor pilin ComGF, which encodes MKNAMAKKLKSFTYVEVLFALFITILIFTILPSLFKTTHFIEARLANQTNLDLEFFAADLTRDLLGKNSQIKVNDIRKNKVVIKNKDKNIIYEFKNSKIIKSINGKGNITLLNNVKSVEFSVVNYKTLKVNLNIIEKGNSYEKQLYI
- the comGD gene encoding competence type IV pilus minor pilin ComGD; protein product: MKQLQASRSFTYVEMLFVLSIVSLLVFIQMQRLSFNKDNLTSPHSKISNLIMQFNYLKSKAIKDQQSITLIFNDFSTQVRVKEQYMQNSTIDLPQNTYIHPRTNLSYINFDKNGDVNKFGSLYLSIDKSLYKIIFHIEKGRLRYEKV
- the comGC gene encoding competence type IV pilus major pilin ComGC, with product MKNFKYKFNKKAFTLIEMLLVLLIISLLLILIIPNIAKQSSHIQTTSCEAQLKMVDSQIEAYSLKFNKKPNTMEELVNEGYIKENQKRCKSGALISIHDGEAVAS
- the comGB gene encoding competence type IV pilus assembly protein ComGB, with product MKHRWNVIYKFYPFTILSEKDKIDLLSKLKDLLEHGFTLSDSFDFLLQHTKIRSLEIKSLIKAELRHGADCSEILKILKYPKSIIMLIYFAEMFGNLTETLPHAQEYLIRNYKIKKRLLKTIQYPLLLLSIFIIMLMVLNHTIIPEFQNLYHNMGVEITSVQRKLTFIIVNLPSFIWYLVIVVLITLALFWLLYIKLSVHYKLKLMLSMPIVSKFFKLYKTFRLASEFSLFYKNGISLHKIVDIYSEQKDDSYLNYLAYALSTGTQRGLKLSEILTKLSCFEEELVIFIEEGEKKGRLEVELKLYSEIIIDKIQQSMQFIIKFIQPCIFLIIAIMIVSLYLVIMLPMFDLMQTIK
- the comGA gene encoding competence type IV pilus ATPase ComGA encodes the protein MKLLFNSMIEKAINKDASDIHFIPVDKEVLIKFRIRDDLKSIETLQLNTYFKLLTYMKYQAGLDVSKHNAAQSGRYIYKLKQIYFLRISTLPLSLGNESCVIRIIPQHFQKQKHNQNITHLYNLMNKKQGLILLSGPTGSGKSTLMYHMLSYAKEHLNLNIITIEDPVEQLINGITQISLNEKAGINYETSFKAILRCDPDIILIGEIRDANVAKHVIQASLSGHLVLSTIHASNCKGVILRLLEMGITVQQLIQSIISILNQRLITTKEGVRELVYEQVKKEDIYHFFKNSYTLPKDFHNLSYKLNKMSKEGMICETSMERYL
- a CDS encoding MBL fold metallo-hydrolase, whose amino-acid sequence is MKISSLSLGLVETNVYFIENDTSVILVDPANDSDLIIKKLNQINKKLVAVLLTHGHFDHIGALDDIIEKYDVPVFMHKSEFDFLTNTTKNGSEKFKQYGLPNVISHAAPQPLEEGDASVEGFNFKVLHTPGHSPGSLTFVFNEFAVVGDTLFKQGIGRTDLYKGDYETLVNSILDKLFELDDDLPLFPGHGPYTTVEDEQMNPYLHG
- a CDS encoding MTH1187 family thiamine-binding protein; this encodes MAIVDVVVIPVGTEGPSVSKYIAEIQTKLKEYKAQGKIDYQLTPMNTLIEGDLKDLFEVVQAIHELPFDKGLSRVCTNIRIDDRRDKSRNMNEKVKAVEKYLNDGGN
- a CDS encoding glucokinase; translated protein: MNKIILAADIGGTTCKLGIFDENLNRLSKWSIDTDTSDTTGYLLLKNIYDSFIQHIDKSDNTFSDVLGIGIGVPGPVNFETGEVNGAVNLYWKDTVNVRNIFKQFVDCPVYVDNDANVAALGEKHKGAGNGAEDVVAITLGTGLGGGIISNGEIVHGHNGSGAEIGHFRVDHDQRFKCNCGKSGCIETVASATGVVNLVNFYYPKLTFKSSILQLIKDNKVSAKAVFDAAKAGDQFCIFITERVANYIAYLCSIVSVTSNPKYIVLGGGMSTAGLILIENIKTEYHNLTFTPAQQNTEIVQAQLGNDAGITGAAGLIYTYIIEKDGVK
- a CDS encoding YqgQ family protein — protein: MIQKINTFYDVQQLLKKFGFIVYFKDKEDMYEMMEQEIKSLFNIGLISKDDFLKCRLIINQRKNE
- a CDS encoding rhomboid family intramembrane serine protease, yielding MITEKHYWKCIYTWIKYLNYHVVHTNKDNDEIWLANKKSESIVIFKYGANSTQDVRFDKTRIQENQDNIIAFLGFKPKNYELYIFTDKIFTDENLNETKPVKFKVKIIREAEHIERIMPNFFVKKMYNRTTKHTKSYYKQRTLNNNPIEKHMLKFAPVTYTLIAINIIIWLAMTLFLNRFSDLKLLDVGGLVHFNVVHGEWYRLITSMFLHYNFEHILMNMLSLFIFGKIVEAIVGHWRMFVIYIVAGLFGNFASLSFNTDTVSVGASGAIFGLIGAIFIFMYVGKQFNRKLIGQLLIVLLIMIGLSLFMQNVNIVAHIGGFIGGLLITLIGFYFRTNKNRFWFLIILILVLFIAAQIRIFTIKEDNIYNTIITNEMKQGNYDDAKDMVKHTINKNYADDETYYLNGLIKATLDSKAEGIAVWERGLREHPNSGLLNYQLAIANRSLDNKDKAKKYIKAALKSDPSNNDYINLNKELSDDSDSEN
- a CDS encoding 5-formyltetrahydrofolate cyclo-ligase, yielding MSKKTLRQKNINLMRQFMKQSNKQEADQYLSDHFFNTDEYRFSQRIGIVLSMPHEVNTYPIIQQMIEDGKTVFVPETNYQTREMTFKHVDDLNHISPDDKGINHVNADTEITNNLDLVVVPGVVFNNIGYRIGYGGGYFDKFLSTNKQSTISLLYDFQLNSFEIEVHDEPVEKLIIATTK
- the rpmG gene encoding 50S ribosomal protein L33 is translated as MRVNVTLACTECGERNYITTKNKRTNPERIEMKKHCARDNKHTMHRETK